GAGGACGAGTCGAACGCGTACAGTTTTGTCGCGCTCCGTTCGATTTTCGGCGGTCGAGAGGTCCGGCGGGTCAGCTTTCCGCCGCGGCGGAGGGAGGCGGCGCGCAGACGCGGTAGGAAGGGTCGCAGCGTCCGTCTTCGAGGACCAGCTGGCGCGACCGGCGCGTGCGGACGTCCACCACGACCGGTGCCATCAGATTGACGGTCATGCCGAGCGGGTCCGGCGGAATGGTGACGATGACGAATAGGGCGACGTCCGCCGCATCGGTTCCAAGGACGCGCGCCGCGAGATCCAGCGGAGCCCGGTAGTCCGGCACGAGGCGCGCCGGCTCGGCGACGGCGAACGCGACGTCCGGATCGTCGAGGCAGAGCATCCACTTGAACGGCGAGCCCGGCCGGTGGTCCAGGATCACGAAGCGGCGCGCCTTCGGGAAGCCGATCAGCCCTTGCGGGAACTGCAACACCCGATCGACGGGCACGTCGAGCTCGCCGAACCGCGAGGACCGGACGTGGACCACCTCGGGCTCGGACACGCGCCGCACTGACACCATCTCCTCAGCCACGCTTGCCATCAGCATACGCCTCCCATGCCCGTACCGCGTCGGTGAGCCGATCCGGATCCGCGAGCCGCGCTTCGCGGTTGCGACCCTCGATGGCGAGGAAGACCTCCTCGCGAAAGATCCGGACGTCCGGCGGCGCCGCGAGGCCGAGGCGCACCTGACCGCCGCGCACCTCCAGCACCTGCAACGTCACCTCGTCGCCGATCCGGATACGTTCGCCGACCTTCCGTGTCAGGACCAGCATGGCGCCCTCCTTGGCCCATTCCCATCCGCCGCCCGGCCTACAACCGCAGGAAGTCGAGAATCGACGTCTGCAGCAGCGAGGTGCCCGCGGTGAGCGTCGCCTGCAACGCGTTCTGCACCTGCGCGAGCTCGGTGATCGTCTCGGTGAGATCCGCATCCTCCACGGCGCCTATCAACGCCTTGTTGGTGCTGATCGCGCCCGCGATCTCGGCGTTGCGCGTCTGCAGCCGCGCCAGCCGTCCGCCGACGCTCGCGCGCTCCTGGCGGATGTCCTCGGCCGCGCTCTCGAGCGCGGTGAGATGCGCGCTCGGCTCGGTCCCGGATTCGAGCGTCTGCCGCAGGTCGTCGAGCGCCGCGAGCGCGGAGCCGAACACGTCGCCTCCGTTCGTGGTGACGCGCACCGTCTCGTCGCGCGCCGTCCGCACCACGAACGGCTCGGTCGCGCCCGTGTACGCCGTCGCCGGCGAGAACCCCGGCGCGTCGAAGCTCGCGAAGGGCGGTCCGGAGCTCGCGAGGCCCCCGAAGACGTACCGCCCGGCGACCGTCGTGTTGCCGAGCGAGAGGAGTCCGCGCTCGAGCTCCTGCACCTCCTCGGCGGCCGTCTGCCGGGTCTCCGGCGTGACGAGGCTGCTGCTCAACCCGACCGCGATCTCGCGCGCGCGGACCAGAATGTCGTGGACCTGCCCGAGGACGCCGTCCTCGGCGCCGAGCGTCGTCGTCGCGAGCGCGACGCTGCCGCGATAGGCGTCGAGCTCCTTCGCCTCGCCGCGCAAGCTCGTCGAGCGGGCGGCGCCGACCGGGTCGTCGCTGGCCTCGCGGAGCCGCTTCTGCGAGCTCAGCGCGTTCTGCGCGTCCGCCTGCTGCCGGCGCAGCCGGCTCACGGAGTACGTGAAATCGGCGATCAGCGTGCGCTCGGTGACCCGTCCGACCATCAGGACACCAGCCCGAGGAGATCGTCGAGCATCTGATTGCTGACGCTGATGAGCTGCGCCGACGCCTGGTAGCCGCGCTGGAAGCGGATGAGGTTGGTGAACTCCTCGTCGAGGCTCACGCCCGAAACCGCCTCGCGCTGCGCGCCGAGCGCCGCGGAGACGTTCTGCTCGATGGTCGCCTGCTGCTCGGCGCGCCGCGCGTCCTGCCCGACCCGCGCATGCAGGGTTCCGAAGTACGCGCCGAGCGTGCTGCCGCCGAGCGCGGGGAACGTCTGTTGCGCGATCGCGCCGAAGGCGAGCGCGTTGGTGTTGTCGGCGGGGTTGGCGCCCTGCGCCGCCGCGATCGCACGCGGATCCGAGAGCGCGACCCGCAGGTCGGCGGCGCCGGTGCCCGAAAAGAACGCCGTGCCGACGTTGCCGTCGAGATCGCGGCCGGCCGCGTTCGTCTGCACCGCGTTCACGGCGTCGCGGAGCGTCGTCGCGAGCAGGTCGAGTCGTCCCGCGTCGTCCGCGATCGTCTGATCGCGGAGGGCGAGCGCCGTGCCGATCGTGCCGCCGATGTCGCCCGCAAGGCTGATCACACTGCCGTCGCGGGCCATGATGCCGATCCGCGAGAGCGGGTTGCCGTCGAGACCGAGCGCCGCGAGATCGCGCTCCGTCGTGAGCGTCGCCGCGTCGGCGCCGATCACGAGCCCCTGGCCCGACGCGGCAAAGACGTTCACGCCGCCGTTCTCGACCTCGACGACCTGGACGGAAAGCTGCTTGGCGAGCTCCCCGAGCGCCGCCTGCCGCTGGTCGCGGAGGTCGTTGCTCTCGCGACCCGCGCAGTCGGCCGCGACGATCTCGCGGTTCAGCTGCGCGATGGTCTGCAGGGTCCCGTTGGCATCCGACGCCGCCTGGCCGAGCCGGTCGTCGGCCTCGCGCTGCAGCACCTGAAGGCCGCCGGCCGCGTTACGAAGCTGTCCGGCGAGCGTCGCCCCCGCCTCGATGAGCTCGTTGCGGGCGGCGAGATCCTGCGGACTGTCCGCGACCGCGTTGGCCGTCGCGAAGAACTCCGCGAGCGCGTCGCCGATGCCTTCGTCGCCGACCGGGAAGAGCGCCTGGACCCGGTCGAGCAACTCCCGTCCCGTCGTGGCGCCGCCGAGCGCGGACGCCGCCGAGAGCATGCGGGCGTCGAGGAGCCCGTCGACGGACCGCAGCACCGACTCGACCACCACCCCCGTGCCGAAGCCGCGATCGTCCGGACGGCTGGCGTGCAGCACCGGCGTCTGCCGGCTGTAGCCGGGCGTGTTGACGTTCGCGATGTTGTGACCGGTGACGCCGAGGGCGCGCTGGTTGGCGAGCAGGCCCTGCTTCCCGATCGTGAGCGGCGCGAAGATCGACACGTCAGGCGCTCCACCGCGCGCCGGCCGACGAAAGGGCCTGGCCCGTGAGCGCGGCGCGGCCGTCGTAGCGGCTGTCGGAGCGCTCGCGCCGCATGACGGCGAGCAGGTCCGTGACCTGCGCGAGCGCCGCGCGGACGACGCCCTCGTTGATGTGCTGCGCGCGCCGCACCGCCTCGGCGTCGCGCGCCGTCTCCGCGATCTCGCGGCCGAGCGCCGGATCCCCGGCCGCGAGCTCGGCGAGCGAGCGCCCCGCCTCCGCGAGGTGGCGGCGGCGCAGCTTCGCGACGCGCTCCCACTCCGCCTGCAGGATCTCGCGCTCGCGCAGGCACGCGAGCAGCGCGGCGTGGTCGTAGGTCGCGGCCGCCGTCCGCTCCGCTTCGAGGAGCGGCGCCAGCCGGCCGCAGCATGCGCGCTCGGCGGCGAGGAGGCTCGCGACGGTCGACGAGACGGCGTCAGGCATGGCTCACCCGAGGAGGTCGCGCGCGAGCTCCCCGAGGAGACGCTCGGCCACGGCCCGGGGATCCGGCGCGTACGTCCCGGTCGCGATCCGGTCGCGCAGCGCCGCCACGTTGTCCACGTCGACCACCGACGCATCGCCGATCTCGGCCTTGAGGCGTTGCCGCAGGCGCGCCGCCTCCGACAGCTGCACGCGGTCGGCGATCCTGCCGCCGGCCGCGGGCGTCGCCGACTCGGCACCCTCGGCCGGTCCGGAGATCTCGCCCGCCCCGGGAATCGTCGTCGTCGGTCTGCGCGTGACTCTCATCGGATCTCCCGAGCCCCGTTCGAGCGGGCTCGGTCAGGATATCGTCCGGGGATCGGCGGGACTTGAATCCCGGATGCCCGTCGGTCGCCCGGCCTCACGTCGTCCCCGCGGACGGCGCCGCGGCCCCGAGCACGGTCGTCCCCTCACCGAGAAGCGCCGTCGGATCGACGGCTTGCCCGCCACGGCTCGCGGCGAAGTGGAGGTGCGGTCCGCTTGCCCGGCCGCTCGAGCCCACCGTCGCGACCACCTCGCCGGCGACAACATGTTGACCCGCACGGACGAGCGTTCGTTCCGCATGCGCATAGCTGGTGACCAGACCATCCGCATGGCGCACCTCGACCATCCGCCCGGCGCCGCCGCGCCGCCAGCCGCTGAAGACCACCTCGCCGTCGGCCACGGTGCGGATCTCGGTGCCCCGTGGCGCCGCGACGTCGATCCCGGCGTGGAACTTGGGCTTCCCGGTGAACGGATCGCTCCGCATGCCGAACGGCGAGCTGATCGCGCCCGCCGCCGGCGCCGCCGCCGCCGTGTTCGGCGCAGCCGCGGCCGCGCGGACGCTCCCCACGGTGGACGCGGTCCGCCCGAGCGTCCGCGCCGCGACCGGATCGGCGCCCGTCCCGGCCGAAGCCGCCGACCCACCCGCCTGCGCGGTGGTCGTCCCGGGATGCTGCCGCTCGATCTGCGCGACGATCTGCTCCGCGATCCCGAGTCCGCCCTTCGCCGCCAGACTCCGCGCCACCTCCTGGTCGAACGCGCCGTCGAGCATCTTCCGGTTCGTCGACGCCTCCAGCATCCCCGATTCCGGCACGGTCTTCCGCATCGCGCTGATCACCTGCGCGAGCAGCACCGCCTCGAACTCCTTCGCCACCGCCTCCGGAGACTTCCCGGAAAGCCGCCGCCGCGTCTCGTCCCCCGGCGGCGACGTCGGCACGAACACCGCAGCCGCAGAGATCGGATCACCCATGACGGCACCGGCCTTCTTCGGATTCGGTACCGACCTCGGATTCGGCACCGCCCGCGGGACGCGTGAGACGTGTCCAGCTGCAAGGCGCGAGGAAGCGAGGGCGGAGGCGTAGCGGAGCTACGCCGCACAACCGAGCGCCCGAGCAACGCAGCAGATGGGCACGTATCGCGTGTCCCGCACGCGTCACATGATCTCCAGGTCGGCGTCGAGCGCGCCCGCGCTCTTGATCGCCTGCAGCACCGCGATCAGATCCTGCGGCGTGACCCCCAGCGCATTCAGCCCGTTCACGAGGTCGCGCAGGCTGACGCCGCCGCGGAAGAGATTCAGGCGCTCGGCGGCGCCTTCCTGCACCTGCACCGTGCTGTCGGGCACGACGACCGTCCGGCCTTCGGAGAACGGTGCCGGCTGCGAGACGCCGAGGTCGACCTTCACGGTCACCTGCAGCGCGCCGTGCGCGATGCCGACCGGCGCGATGCGGACGTCTTCGCCCATGATCACCGTACCGGTTCGCTCGTTCACGATGACGCGCGCCCGCCGATCCGGCTGCACGTTCAACGTCTCGATGCCGGCGAGGAGCGCCATCACCTGCTCCTGGCTCGCGGTCGGCTCGAGGCGGACCTCCACGGTGCCCGGATCGCGCGTGCTGGCGGCGCCGGTCCCGAGGAAGCCGTTCACCACCGACGCGACCCGCGTCGCCGTCGTGAAGTCGGCCTCGTGGAGGCTCAAGCGGACGAGGCCGTCGGCGCCGAGCAGCACGGGCACCTCGCGCTCGACGAGGGCGCCGCCCGTGATGACGCCGACCGTCGGATGCCCGCTCTGCGCCTCGGCCCCGGGGGCCGACGCGCTGTAGCCGCCGCCGAGCGACACGCCGCCCTGCGCGACCGCGTACACCTGCTGATCGCCGCCGAAGAGCGGCGTCATGACCAGCGTACCGCCGCGCAGCGACTTGGCGTCGCCGATCGACGAGATCTGCACGTCGACGCGGCTTCCGGAGCGCGCGAACGGCGGCAGGGTCGCCGTCACCACGACCGCCGCCGCGTTCTTCACGCGGACCTGGCGGGGATCGATCGTGACCTGGACGCCGCGCCGGCGCAGCATGCTCAGGATGCTCTGCACCGTGAAGATCGACTGCTGACCGTCGCCGGTGCCGTCGAGGCCGACGACCACGCCGTAGCCGGTGAGCTGGTTCCCGCGCACGCCTTCGACGCTCGCGATGTCCTTGATGCGCGCCGCCGCGGCGGGACGCGCCGCGACGAGCCCGGCGACCAGCGCCACGAGGACCGAGATGTGGACGCGGCGACGCATCAGAATGGCCACACGACGTCGAGCAGCCAGTACCCCCAGCCCGGGCTCTGCTTCACGCCGAGCGTCCCGACGCCGTAGTAGTCGACGCGCGCGTCGGCGAGGCGGGTCGACAACACCTGGTTCTGCGAGTCGATGTCCTCGGGGCGGACCCAGCCCTGGACGACGATGTGCTGGTCCTCCTTGTTGACCGACACGATCTTGTCCCCCTGCACCCACAGATTCCCGTTCGGCGACACCGCCTTCACGACCGCGGTCATGCGCGCTTTGAGCCGGCCCTTGCGGTTCGTCGATCCCTCGCCGTCGAAGGTGCGCGCCGTCGACGCCTTGATGAGCTGCGTCGGATCGATGCTCGGGTTGTTCTCCTGCAGCGCCTGGGGAAACCCGAAGAACTGCTCGAAGTTCGCGAAGACCTCGCTCTCCGTGGAGGTCGAGGTCTCGGCCTCCTTGGAGCCGTCGGCGTCCTCCGTGATGACGATCGTGAGGAGATCGCCCGCGAACCGCGCCTTCACGTCGGCGAACAGATAGTTCGCGCTCACCTCGTCGCGCCAGAGCGAGCCGGTCGTCCGTTGCAGCGGCGACGGCACCGCCGGGGGCGGCGGCTCGGTCGGGAGCGGATCCCTCTTGAGGTACATCTGCACGCAGCCGCTCGCGAGGCATGCCGTGGCCGCGGCCAGCGCGGCCGCCGCACGGCGGCCCCACGCCGCCCGTCGAGCGACGCGCCGCTCAGCGTACGACCAGGACGACGCCATGCTCGATCACCTTTCCCGCCACCGTCTGCCTCGACGCGCGATTCATCACCTTGATGCCGGCGCCGACGGCGCCCGGCTCGAGCGCCTCGCCGGCGACCGTCAGCTTCATCGCCGCGGTCTCCACGATCATCGTCACCAGATCGCCCTTCTTCACCACGACCGGCGGCGCGAGCGCCGTCCGCGGCAGGGGTGCGTCGGCGGCGAGCGCCACCTTCGTCTCCATCCCGATCGCCTCCTCCACCTCGGTGAGCGCGTCGTCCGGCACGTCGTGCCGGTCGCGCTCGACGACCGCGAGGTCGCCCGGGCCGAGCACCGTGCCGCGCGGCAGCGGCTGCTTGGCCACGACCACGCTCCCGCGCGCGTCGGTGCGCGCCGTCACCGGCACGGTCGCCAGCACGGCCCCGTCGTTCACGAGCTGCACGTCGAAGCGTCGGCGCCCCGCGCGCCCGTGCGACGAGGTCGACACCCGCGCCTCGTAGCCCCCGGCCGGAATGCGCACCGGCCCCGCGACCTCGAGGTCGCGGATCGTCTCGCCGGCCGGCAGCGCGTCGCGCGCGACGTTCATCACCGCCGTGCGGATCTCGTCGACGCTCACCTCGCGCGCCTCGCGCTCGACGCGCACCGTGGCGGGAATGACGTAGCGCGTGGCGCTGGCGTCCATGCCGGCCTCTTCGAGCCGGCGCAGGATCGCCTCGCCGTCGAGGCGGCGCGGCGCGCTCGCCGTCGGCGCCGGGCCGAGATCGACGTCCGCGAGCGCGACGGCGCCGCCCTCGAGCGCGGCCAGATCCGCGAGCTTGATGGTCGGGCCGGACACGACCGCGGTGCGCTTCACCGTGATCCGCCCCGGCTCGCCGCCGCGCGCCACGCCGGGAGCGATCACGGCGAGCCCGAGCAGGAGCCCGCCGGTGGCGATCGCCGCCCTGTGCCTCAGCCGCGCCGTCACGATCACCGTCCGATCGACGCCGCGGTCCGCAGCATCTCGTCGGCGGCCGAGATGGCGCGCGAGTTGATCTCGTAGGCGCGCTGACCGGAGATCATCGCCACGAGCTCCTCCACGACGCTCACGTTCGAGCCTTCGAGGAAGCCCTGCGTCAGCTGGCCGAGGCCGTCCTGGCCGGGCGTGCCGAGCTGGGGCGGACCGGAGCTGTCGGTTTCCTTGAAGATGTTGGCGCCTTCGGCGCGCAGACCGGACGGATTCGCGAAGCGCGCGGTCTGGATCTGGCCGACCTGGCTCGGCGCCGACTGCCCGGCGAGCGTCACGCTCACGGTGCCGTCGTCGCCGACCGCGATCGACTCGGCGCCGTCCGGGATGTTGATCTGCGGCGAGAGCGGGTCGCCCGACGACGTCACGACCGAACCCGTCGAGTCGAGCTTGAACGCGCCGGCGCGGGTGAAGGCGGTGGCGCCGTCGGGCAGCGTCACCTGGAAGTAGCCGTCGCCGCCGATCGCCACGTCGAGCGGATTGGTCGTCTGATTGAAGTCGCCCTGCGCGTTGATCCGCTGCACGGCGGCCGGCCGCACGCCGAGGCCGACCTGGATGCCGGTCGACGTCTGCGTGGTGCTGGTGGCCGGACCGCCCGGCTCGCGCGAGGTCTGGTACAGCAGGTCCTGGAAGTCCGCCCGGCTCTTCTTGAAGCCGCTCGTGCTGACGTTCGCGAGATTGTTCGCGATGACGTCGATGTTGAGCTGCTGGGCTTCGAGGCCCGTGGCAGCGGTGTAGAGCGCTCGGATCATGCTCGCCTCTCCCTCGCCCGCGCCCCTAGACGCGGCCCACGTCGTTGATCGCCTTCGACGTCATCTGGTCGAGCCGCTCGGCGGCCCGCATGTAGGTCTCGAATCCCCGCACCGTCTCGATCATCGCGACCAGCCCCTCGACCGGCGACAGGTTCGCGCTCTCGGTGGCGCCCTGGACGATCTGCACGCTGCCGCGCGCCGCGTCCGTGAGCGCCAGGTCGCCTGCCGCGAAGCGCGTGCCGCTCTCGCGCACGAGCTTCCCGGGGTTCTCGACGGTGACGATGCGCAGCTGTCCGACGCTCTGGTCGCCGGCGCGCACGCTGCCGTCGGCGCCGAACACGACGGGCCCCTTCGGGATGCTGATGTCGCCGCTCGTCCCCTGCACCCGGCTGCCGTCGCTCGTCGCGAGGTAGCCCGCGGCATCGATCGCGAAGTCGCCGCTGCGCGTGAGCCGGTCGCCGCGCTCGGTCTTCACGACGAAGAAGCCCTCGCCCGCGAGGGCCACGTCGAGCGGGTTGCCGCTCTTGTTGATCGAGCCCTGACCGAAGTCGGTCTCCACCCAGTCGCGGGTG
The sequence above is a segment of the Deltaproteobacteria bacterium genome. Coding sequences within it:
- the csrA gene encoding carbon storage regulator CsrA, encoding MLVLTRKVGERIRIGDEVTLQVLEVRGGQVRLGLAAPPDVRIFREEVFLAIEGRNREARLADPDRLTDAVRAWEAYADGKRG
- the flgG gene encoding flagellar basal-body rod protein FlgG, translated to MIRALYTAATGLEAQQLNIDVIANNLANVSTSGFKKSRADFQDLLYQTSREPGGPATSTTQTSTGIQVGLGVRPAAVQRINAQGDFNQTTNPLDVAIGGDGYFQVTLPDGATAFTRAGAFKLDSTGSVVTSSGDPLSPQINIPDGAESIAVGDDGTVSVTLAGQSAPSQVGQIQTARFANPSGLRAEGANIFKETDSSGPPQLGTPGQDGLGQLTQGFLEGSNVSVVEELVAMISGQRAYEINSRAISAADEMLRTAASIGR
- a CDS encoding flagellar basal body L-ring protein FlgH, whose translation is MASSWSYAERRVARRAAWGRRAAAALAAATACLASGCVQMYLKRDPLPTEPPPPAVPSPLQRTTGSLWRDEVSANYLFADVKARFAGDLLTIVITEDADGSKEAETSTSTESEVFANFEQFFGFPQALQENNPSIDPTQLIKASTARTFDGEGSTNRKGRLKARMTAVVKAVSPNGNLWVQGDKIVSVNKEDQHIVVQGWVRPEDIDSQNQVLSTRLADARVDYYGVGTLGVKQSPGWGYWLLDVVWPF
- the fliW gene encoding flagellar assembly protein FliW translates to MASVAEEMVSVRRVSEPEVVHVRSSRFGELDVPVDRVLQFPQGLIGFPKARRFVILDHRPGSPFKWMLCLDDPDVAFAVAEPARLVPDYRAPLDLAARVLGTDAADVALFVIVTIPPDPLGMTVNLMAPVVVDVRTRRSRQLVLEDGRCDPSYRVCAPPPSAAAES
- the flgN gene encoding flagellar export chaperone FlgN — translated: MPDAVSSTVASLLAAERACCGRLAPLLEAERTAAATYDHAALLACLREREILQAEWERVAKLRRRHLAEAGRSLAELAAGDPALGREIAETARDAEAVRRAQHINEGVVRAALAQVTDLLAVMRRERSDSRYDGRAALTGQALSSAGARWSA
- a CDS encoding flagellar hook basal-body protein, with protein sequence MDAGIFSAMSGSLAAQTRLDALANNLANANTVGFKAERVLQRAERAGDVVPPPTAVPTPVTRDWVETDFGQGSINKSGNPLDVALAGEGFFVVKTERGDRLTRSGDFAIDAAGYLATSDGSRVQGTSGDISIPKGPVVFGADGSVRAGDQSVGQLRIVTVENPGKLVRESGTRFAAGDLALTDAARGSVQIVQGATESANLSPVEGLVAMIETVRGFETYMRAAERLDQMTSKAINDVGRV
- a CDS encoding flagellar basal body P-ring protein FlgI; translation: MRRRVHISVLVALVAGLVAARPAAAARIKDIASVEGVRGNQLTGYGVVVGLDGTGDGQQSIFTVQSILSMLRRRGVQVTIDPRQVRVKNAAAVVVTATLPPFARSGSRVDVQISSIGDAKSLRGGTLVMTPLFGGDQQVYAVAQGGVSLGGGYSASAPGAEAQSGHPTVGVITGGALVEREVPVLLGADGLVRLSLHEADFTTATRVASVVNGFLGTGAASTRDPGTVEVRLEPTASQEQVMALLAGIETLNVQPDRRARVIVNERTGTVIMGEDVRIAPVGIAHGALQVTVKVDLGVSQPAPFSEGRTVVVPDSTVQVQEGAAERLNLFRGGVSLRDLVNGLNALGVTPQDLIAVLQAIKSAGALDADLEIM
- the flgL gene encoding flagellar hook-associated protein FlgL, yielding MVGRVTERTLIADFTYSVSRLRRQQADAQNALSSQKRLREASDDPVGAARSTSLRGEAKELDAYRGSVALATTTLGAEDGVLGQVHDILVRAREIAVGLSSSLVTPETRQTAAEEVQELERGLLSLGNTTVAGRYVFGGLASSGPPFASFDAPGFSPATAYTGATEPFVVRTARDETVRVTTNGGDVFGSALAALDDLRQTLESGTEPSAHLTALESAAEDIRQERASVGGRLARLQTRNAEIAGAISTNKALIGAVEDADLTETITELAQVQNALQATLTAGTSLLQTSILDFLRL
- the flgM gene encoding flagellar biosynthesis anti-sigma factor FlgM, with the protein product MRVTRRPTTTIPGAGEISGPAEGAESATPAAGGRIADRVQLSEAARLRQRLKAEIGDASVVDVDNVAALRDRIATGTYAPDPRAVAERLLGELARDLLG
- the flgA gene encoding flagellar basal body P-ring formation protein FlgA, whose amino-acid sequence is MTARLRHRAAIATGGLLLGLAVIAPGVARGGEPGRITVKRTAVVSGPTIKLADLAALEGGAVALADVDLGPAPTASAPRRLDGEAILRRLEEAGMDASATRYVIPATVRVEREAREVSVDEIRTAVMNVARDALPAGETIRDLEVAGPVRIPAGGYEARVSTSSHGRAGRRRFDVQLVNDGAVLATVPVTARTDARGSVVVAKQPLPRGTVLGPGDLAVVERDRHDVPDDALTEVEEAIGMETKVALAADAPLPRTALAPPVVVKKGDLVTMIVETAAMKLTVAGEALEPGAVGAGIKVMNRASRQTVAGKVIEHGVVLVVR
- a CDS encoding peptidoglycan DD-metalloendopeptidase family protein, translating into MLEASTNRKMLDGAFDQEVARSLAAKGGLGIAEQIVAQIERQHPGTTTAQAGGSAASAGTGADPVAARTLGRTASTVGSVRAAAAAPNTAAAAPAAGAISSPFGMRSDPFTGKPKFHAGIDVAAPRGTEIRTVADGEVVFSGWRRGGAGRMVEVRHADGLVTSYAHAERTLVRAGQHVVAGEVVATVGSSGRASGPHLHFAASRGGQAVDPTALLGEGTTVLGAAAPSAGTT
- the flgK gene encoding flagellar hook-associated protein FlgK, yielding MSIFAPLTIGKQGLLANQRALGVTGHNIANVNTPGYSRQTPVLHASRPDDRGFGTGVVVESVLRSVDGLLDARMLSAASALGGATTGRELLDRVQALFPVGDEGIGDALAEFFATANAVADSPQDLAARNELIEAGATLAGQLRNAAGGLQVLQREADDRLGQAASDANGTLQTIAQLNREIVAADCAGRESNDLRDQRQAALGELAKQLSVQVVEVENGGVNVFAASGQGLVIGADAATLTTERDLAALGLDGNPLSRIGIMARDGSVISLAGDIGGTIGTALALRDQTIADDAGRLDLLATTLRDAVNAVQTNAAGRDLDGNVGTAFFSGTGAADLRVALSDPRAIAAAQGANPADNTNALAFGAIAQQTFPALGGSTLGAYFGTLHARVGQDARRAEQQATIEQNVSAALGAQREAVSGVSLDEEFTNLIRFQRGYQASAQLISVSNQMLDDLLGLVS